GTCGTGGGCGGCGCGATTGTCGGCGCCGGTAAGTTCCCGCACCTGCTTGTGTGTGTCCTCGAGTAGATCCGGATCGATCACCCGGTCGCCGTTCCAATCCGACTTCACGGGAGCGACCGAACAGTCACATCCAGGGTGTATGGGCGACAGGTCACCAACGTGATAGCGCTGAGTAGAGGCGATGACACAGAGAGCACAGTTCTTGGGGCCGTTCAGCACCCGCCGGTACGCCTTGACTCCAGCAGCCTGGAGGGACGCGTCGGCCTGCCGTACCTTCGCCATCTGCATGTCCGTCGCCACCAGATGCATCAACCGTGTGGCCCCGGCCGCGACTGCCGCATCCAGCGGTGCGGATTCGGAAAGGTCGGCCCATACCTGCTCAAAAGGCCTCCGGTACAACAGTTCGGGGTCCACCCCACGGCCACGGGTAACCCCGTCTCGATCCACTGGAAGCGGAACTCCACCTGATACAGCACGGGCAATATAACTGGACGTCAGATTCGCGACTTGAAGTTGTCCCGCCGTCACCATCGGCACCAGTCGGGCAATCAGCCTCTCTGCCTGAGCATCACGGAACGCGGGAAGCCCACCCCAGATTGCGTTGGCGTAGTTCATCACCCGCGCGCGGACGTCCGCAACGGCCTGTTGGTAGCCGATCAGAAGGCGATCAGACTCGGGCATTCGCGTTGTCCACGAAACTCATCAGCTGCTCGTCAGCCAGATCTAAGGCATCCTGCTCGATCTGCTCCGGCGAGTAGCCAAGAATGTTGCGGGCAATCGACTTCCATGACTCCCCGCACCCTTCGCCTTCACCGCGGCGTCATACTTCTCCGACAGCGACACGTGATCCGGCGGTTCCCACGACAAGGAGATCGTCTCCTCGGTCTCAAACCCCTCGATACGCAAAGCTTTCGAGATGATCGCCGACAAGCCCGTATCAACCACGTCAAGTCGGTCACGCGCCTTCAGGATCAACGCTTCCTTCATCGCAGCAGAGCCGGTAGCCGACTGATTCTGAGAACCCGGAAGCAGCGCGGGAACGGGGTGGCCGACATCTCCGACAGCTCCCGCAAGTCATCCTTCACACCCTCCAGAAGAGGCCTAATATCGGTGGCATCGGACTCCCACAACTCGATACCAGCAGGGATGTCCCACAACGCACCAGGCGCCGGCTCGAACACCGACGCCCAATCGATGTCGTTGCCTTCGGCGTCCTTCTGTGGCAGACCTCCCGTGAGGGCGCGCTGACGCCACGCCTGCATCGCTGATGTCACACGACGCTCGAGGATTCCCGCGTTGATGCGGGTGATGGTGTCGAGATGGGGTTCGAACTCACCCATTCCGAGCGGGTTGTTCAACACCACCACCGGCGGCCCCTCGCCGGTGATGACGAACTCTGTCGCCGCATCCCACTGATCCGAACTGGCACGGTTGTTGCGGATGCGCCGCTCCACCACCTCGGCAGGGTTTACCCACACCGAACGGCTGAACAGCTGCCAGCCGATCTGACACCACACGATCGCAAAGTCTGTTTCCGCATCCGAGTCACGCCACCAACGGATCGCGGCGCGCGCCTTCCACGGCTGCAACGGGTCAGTCGCCGCGTACATCATTTCCGGTGAGTCCG
The DNA window shown above is from Gordonia westfalica and carries:
- a CDS encoding phage portal protein; its protein translation is MIPVTPAEWLPVLTARLDAAQPRISLLRRYVDGDAPLPEMGKNVRASWQRFQRQSRVNLATKISSSLAERLIPNGIDVGSNTDSDVVAAAQRIWRDNRIKGVVAKEATHHMLNYATSYMTAWVGDNGHAVITADSPEMMYAATDPLQPWKARAAIRWWRDSDAETDFAIVWCQIGWQLFSRSVWVNPAEVVERRIRNNRASSDQWDAATEFVITGEGPPVVVLNNPLGMGEFEPHLDTITRINAGILERRVTSAMQAWRQRALTGGLPQKDAEGNDIDWASVFEPAPGALWDIPAGIELWESDATDIRPLLEGVKDDLRELSEMSATPFPRCFRVLRISRLPALLR